CTGGCTGCGCCCCGGTCAGCACATTGACCTGATCGGGGCCTATCGCCCCGATATGCGCGAAGCGGATGATGCCGCCATCGCCCGAGCGCGGGTGTTTGTCGATAGTTTCGACACCACAGTGGATCATATCGGCGAGATCAAGACGCCACTGGACACCGGGGCGATCACCCGGGATCACCTGATTGCAGATTTCTACCAGCCTGAACGCTTCCGGCGACAATCGCCCAAAGATATCACCCTGTTCAAAAATGGTGGCGGCGCGCATCTCGACCTGATGACAAGCCGCTATATTCTCGACGCCTGGAGGGCGGCGGCATGATCTGGCTTGGCTTTTTGATCCTTGTGGGGCTGCTCATCGCCGCCCCGTTTCTGCGCGAAGCGATGAAGCCTGTGATGAATGACAGGCTCCGCAAACATGCCCCCGGCGACTTTGCCCATCTCTCACGTGGGATCACGCATTATCGCTGGCTGGGGGCCACGCGCGGGCCGGTGGCGGTTTGTGTGCATGGTCTGACCACGCCCTCTTTTGTCTGGCAGGGCATCGCGGCGGGATTGGGCAAACTTGGCTATCGCGTGCTGGTCTATGACCTTTATGGGCGCGGCTATAGCGATAGGCCAGATGGCCCGCAGGACAGCGCCTTTTTCATCAACCAGCTTGAGGAATTGCTCGAGGATCAGGGCATTACAGGCGATTTTACGCTTCTGGGCTATTCCATGGGCGGCGCGATTGCCACGGCCTTTGCCGCCCTGCATCCCGAGCGCCTGCGCGCGCTCATTTTGATTGCACCTGCGGGCTTTGGGCATGATCTGGGACCGCTGGCAGAACGGGTGGCGCGCGGCGGCTGGTTTGCGCAATGGCTGATGCTTGCCGGCTTTCCGCGCAGCTTTCGCAAAGGCTGCGAGGCAGAGCGGCATCTGCCCTCCAGCGTTCCGGGCATCGTCGATCTGCAACAGGCCCAACTGCGCACTCGCGGCTTTGTGCCCGCGGTCGCCCGTTCCATCAGTGGGATGGTCTCAGAGGATCTGACCGAAGAGCATGCGGATATCGCCGAAAGCCGCCTGCCCGTGCTGGCGATCTGGGGGCGCGAAGATACCGTTATCCCGCTGCGCAGCATGGCGCGACTGGCCGAGGTCAACCGAAACGCCCGCCAAGAGGTGATCGAGGGCGCGGGCCATGGCCTGACCTATACCCACGCCGACGCGGTGTTGACCGCGCTGCGTGATCTGATGCGCGATTAAGCTGCCTGCAACCGCCGCTCCTTGATCGGCAGGTGGACGATGGCCGAGAAGGCGCCGACACCCACACCAATCCACCAGACCATCGTATAATTCCCGTAAAGATCATACATCTTGCCACCCAGCCAGACGCCCATAAAGCTGCCAAGCTGGTGGGAAAAGAACACGATCCCATAGAGCGTGCCCATGTAGCGCAACCCGTAAAGATGCGCGACGAGACCGGATGTCAGAGGCACGGTCGCCAACCACAGAGCCCCCATCGAGACCGAAAAAAGCAATACCGTCGCAGGCGTAATTGGCGTCATGATGAACGCCGCTGCAATCAGCGTCCGGCCCAGATAGATACCCGCCAGCAGGTTCTTCTTGGAATAGCGCTTGCCCAGCCATCCTGCCGTCAGCGTGCCCGCGATATTGGCCAGACCGATGATCGAAATCGCCACAGCGCCCAGCGCCGAGGTGGTGGTGATGCCAATATTATGCAGCGCCCCACCGGGCAGGATAGGGCCACACATCTCGGTGACAAAGGCCGGGAAATGCGCGGTGACAAAGGCCAGTTGATAACCGCAACTGAAAAATCCGAGAAAGATCAGGGTAAAGGAGGGATCGCGAAAGGCGCGGCGCAGGATCGTGCCCATCGATTCCTCGATCACCGTGCGGTCCACCGGGGCGGGCGCGCGCATCAGCGGCAGCATCGCCAAAACCGCGATGATCACGGCGGCAAAGATCAGGAACACGCTCTGCCATGTCATCAGCGAGAGCATGAATTCTGCCAGAGGCGCGCCAAACACCTGCCCCGCCGATCCCGCAGCAGTGGCAATGGCGAGGCTCATCGAGCGGTTCTCGTCCGAACTTGCCCGCCCGACCACGGCGAGGATCACGCCAAATCCGGTGCCCGCAATGCCAAAACCCACGAGAATCTCATAGAGTTGATGCGCCTCTGGCGTGACAGCAAAGGACGACAGCACCAAACCCGCCGCATAGGTCAGCGCGCCCAGAATGATCGCCTTTTGGTCGCCGATCTTTTCGGCCAGCGCGCCAAAAATCGGCTGGCCAAAGCCCCACGCAAGATTCTGGATCGCGATGGCCAGCGAAAACTCGGCGCGGGGCCAATTGAACTCGGTCGCAATCGGAATCTGAAACACGCCAAACGAGGCGCGGATCGCAAAGGAAATCAGAATAATGGTGCAACCCGCCACAAGAACGGGGGTAATCAGGGGGGCGGATTTCGGCATTGGATCCTCGCGCGCTATCCCGGCACTCTAGGCTAATCGCAAGAGGCGTCAATTCAGGCTTTGTGATGGGCCGCATCACGTTTTGCATCACCCGAGGAGTTGTGACACCATGCGGCTATTCGCATCGGTCAAGGCCTCGATCACGTCGAAATGGTGCCGCCCGGCAGCAATCTCATGGCCCGCATTCCACGCCTCTGCCAGCCATCGCGCCTGATCCAGAAACACGGGCCGCTCATCAGAGCCAACCCAGACCGTGACTGGCACAGACAAGGGCCGCATAAGCGCCGGGCTCTCGGCCTCTGCCGTCGCCCGGTCCAGCCGGAAGTGTTCATTCATCGAGGTTTCCAGCAAGGGGCGCAGATCCGAGACCGGCGAGATGGGCATGACATGGCTGAGCCGTGCGGCCACGTCACCCGGCAAGACCCCCGGCACCGCCATCCGCGCCACCAAATGCCCGCCCGCAGAATGCCCAACCAGCGCCAGCGGCCCCTCATGGCGTGCGGCCAGAACGCAGAGCGCGCGGGCAATCTGTCGGGTGATGTCGGCAATCCGCACCTCGGGGCAGAGATCATAAGAGGGCATGGCCACCGCCCAACCGCGTGCGAGCGGTCCTGCCGCCAGATGCGACCAGAGCGACCGATCAAACCGCAGCCAATAGCCGCCATGCACAAAGACGCATAGCCCCCGTGCCGCCCCTTTGGGGTGAAACAGGTCAAATGCCTGCCGCGCACCTTCGCCATAGGCCAGACCAAGCTCTGCGCGCCGCTCCGCGCTCAACTTGGCACGAAACGCCTCGGCGGCCACGGTCCAGCGTGCCGGATATTGTGCCCCACCCGGAATATAGGGCACATTTGCATAGGCATCGTCCAGTTCCACGGCGTATTCCTCCCTATCTGGCCCTAGACATTCCTAGCCCAAGCTGGTCTGTCATGGCGAGATAAAAGCCATGCCAAGAGGGAAACGCAATGACCAAGACCGACCTGAAATCCATGCTCAAGGACCCCAGCCTGCTGTGCGAGCGGGCCTATATCAATGGCGAGTGGGTGGATGGCGATAATGGCACCTTCGAGGTCACGAACCCCGCGCGCGGGGACGTCATCGCGCATGTGGCCGATCTTAGCCGTGCGCAGGTGGCCCGTGCCATTGCCGCCGCCGAGACCACGCAAAAGGAATGGGCGAAATGGACCGGCAAAGAACGCGCCGCCGTCCTGCGCCGTTTCTTTGATCTGATGATGGAAAACCAGCATGATCTGGGCGTGATCCTGACCGCCGAACAGGGCAAACCCCTGACCGAAGCCAAAGGCGAAGTGGGCTATGGGGCCTCCTTCATCGAATTCTTTGGCGAAGAGGCCAAGCGCATCTATGGCGAGACCATTCCCGGCCATCAGCGCGACAAGCGCATCACCGTCATCAAGCAGCCCATCGGCGTCGTCGCCTCGATCACACCGTGGAATTTTCCCAATGCGATGATCACCCGCAAGGCTGCTCCGGCACTTGCGGCGGGGTGTTCTTTTGTCGGGCGTCCGGCGGCGGAAACCCCGCTTTCGGCCACCGCAATGGGCCTTTTGGCCGAGCGTGCGGGTCTTCCAGCGGGCGTGTTCAACATCGTCACCTCCTCGCGCGCCTCTGAAATTGGCAAGGAATTCTGCGAGAACCCGGCCGTGCGCAAGATCACCTTTACCGGCTCGACCGAAGTGGGGCGCATCCTGTTGCGCCAAGCCGCCGATCAAGTGATGAAATGCTCGATGGAATTGGGCGGCAACGCGCCCTTCATCGTGTTCGACGATGCCGATCTTGATGCGGCGGTCGAGGGCGCGATCCTGTGCAAATTCCGCAACAACGGTCAGACCTGCGTCTGTGCCAACCGCATCTATGTGCAGGCCGGGGTCTATGACGCCTTTGCCGCCAAGCTCAAGGCTGCGGTGGAAAAGCTCAAGATGGGCGACGGGATGGACGACGGTGTGGCCCTAGGCCCGCTTATCAACGCCGATGCGATCGTCAAGGTGCAAGAGCATGTGGCCGACGCCAAGGCAAAAGGCGCATCGGTCATTTTGGGAGGCGGCGAGCCGGTGCAAGGCGCAGGCTTTTTCCTGCCCCCGACCATCGTCACCGGCTGCACACAGGATATGGCCTTTGCCTCCGACGAGACATTCGGCCCGCTGGCCCCCCTCTTCAAGTTCGAGAGCGTGGATGACGTCATCGCCATGGCCAATGACACGATCTTTGGTCTCGCCTCTTATTTCTACGCCAAGGACCTCAGCCGCGTCTACAAAGTGGCCGAGGCGCTGGAATACGGGATCGTCGGAGTCAACACCGGCATCATCTCGACCGAGGTTGCGCCCTTTGGGGGGGTCAAGCAATCCGGGCTTGGCCGAGAAGGCAGCCATCATGGGATCGAGGACTTCCTCGAAATGAAATACATTTGCATGAGCATCTGACCAAAGCGGCACTCGACCAAAGTCAGGTCCCTCGCTAGGATGTGACCAAGTCTTGAAGCAAAGGAGGCCGGCAATGCCCCGCTTTTTCCTTTTGGCCGGCCTGATGGCTGTGGTCTGCGCCTCCACGGTGCAGGCGCAGAACGACGAAGCCCGCCTTGTCTCCGGCGCAGTCGGCTATCTGCAACGGATAGCCCTGCCCCCCGATGCCCGCGCCGTGGTTGTGGCCGAGGGGCGGTTTGGGGCCATGCTGGGCGAGGTGACGCTGGACGCGGATGGCAAACAGGTGCCGCTGCCCTTCGAGATGACGGTGCCTGCCAACCTGTCCGGGCGGCTGAGTGCGGTGATCCGGGTTAACAACCAACCCCGCTGGCTTTTGAGGGATCTGCCCTTTGCTGATGGAACGGAGCCGGTTGATCTCGGTGAGCTGATATTAGAGCCGGTGACGGCGCTCGCCTTTGCGGTTGATTTCATCTGTGGCGATACCACGGTCTCTTTCGGAATCCTGGGCGAAGAAACGGTGCTGCGCGCCGAAGGGCGCGATATCCCGATGAAACAGGTCATCTCTGCCTCAGGTGCCCGGTTCGAAGGTATCAAAGAGCCAGAAACAGAGTTCTGGAACAAGGGCGATATGGCCATGCTCCGGCTGGAAGGGCGTGATCTGCCCGAATGCCAAGAGGTGCCGCCGCCACAACAACAAAGCTATCGTGCCGGCGGAAATGAACCGGGGTGGTCTGTTGTGCTAACCGCAGAAAACGCAGAGATTACCGCCGATTACGGCGAGATCACCCATAGCCTGCCGCGCCCGGATGTGCAGGTTTTGCCCGGCGCTTACGTGTTTGACATGCCCGAGATTGCGGCGCAACTGACCATCCGCGAAGGCATCTGCCGCGACGATGCCACCGGCATGCCCCACCCCGATGCGGCACAGTTAACCCTTGGCGAGCGAGAGTTTAGCGGATGTGGGGGCGCGCCCGAGGACCTTCTGACAGGGCCCTCTTGGCAGGTGACAGTGCTGGGTGAGACCCCGCTGATCGAGCCGGAACGCCTGACCCTCAACTTCATCACACCTGGGCGCGTCGCGGGCAGCTCTGGCTGTAACCGTCTGGTGGGCGGCTATACATTGACGGGCGAGGGGCTACAGTTTGGTGCCATGGGGAGCACGATGATGGCCTGCCCCGAACCTCTGATGGAGCAAGAACGCCGCATGCTCGATGCGCTGGAACAGGTGACGCGGTTCGATATCGCCGAGGATGGCGCGCTGCGCCTGATCGGCGGCGCAACGGATGGCGTGCTGATCGAGGCGCGGCGGCCCTGAGCAGCAACGCCCGGCCAGACTGCTCTGACCGGGCGCAGGCATAGCTTCAGGTTCAGTTCACCTTGTCGACATCGACCACATCCTTGGTCACGACATCACCGCTGGCAATCGCAATCCGGCGCGGTTTCAGCGCCTCAGGCACCTCGCGGCGCAGGTCGATATGCAGCATCCCATCGGCATGGGTGGCGCCGATCACCCGCACATGATCCGCGAGTTGGAACCGGCGTTCAAACGCCCGCGTCGCAATACCACGATGCAGATAGGTGCGGCCCGCTTCCTCATCGCTCTTGCGCGCCGAGACGACAAGTGAGCCTTCCTTGACCTCAACACCCAGATCATCGGCGGCAAAACCCGCGACGGCAATCGAGATGCGATAGGCATCATCAGCAGTCTTTTCTATGTTATAGGGCGGATAGGTCGGCTGGGCCACGTCACTGGACATCACACGATCCAATAGGTCGGCAATCTGGTCGAAACCGACAGTGGCGCGATAGAGCGGGGCTAGATCAAAATTACGCATGGGTCATCCTCCATTGAGCGATACCAA
The nucleotide sequence above comes from Roseovarius mucosus. Encoded proteins:
- a CDS encoding Hsp20 family protein, which produces MRNFDLAPLYRATVGFDQIADLLDRVMSSDVAQPTYPPYNIEKTADDAYRISIAVAGFAADDLGVEVKEGSLVVSARKSDEEAGRTYLHRGIATRAFERRFQLADHVRVIGATHADGMLHIDLRREVPEALKPRRIAIASGDVVTKDVVDVDKVN
- a CDS encoding MFS transporter: MPKSAPLITPVLVAGCTIILISFAIRASFGVFQIPIATEFNWPRAEFSLAIAIQNLAWGFGQPIFGALAEKIGDQKAIILGALTYAAGLVLSSFAVTPEAHQLYEILVGFGIAGTGFGVILAVVGRASSDENRSMSLAIATAAGSAGQVFGAPLAEFMLSLMTWQSVFLIFAAVIIAVLAMLPLMRAPAPVDRTVIEESMGTILRRAFRDPSFTLIFLGFFSCGYQLAFVTAHFPAFVTEMCGPILPGGALHNIGITTTSALGAVAISIIGLANIAGTLTAGWLGKRYSKKNLLAGIYLGRTLIAAAFIMTPITPATVLLFSVSMGALWLATVPLTSGLVAHLYGLRYMGTLYGIVFFSHQLGSFMGVWLGGKMYDLYGNYTMVWWIGVGVGAFSAIVHLPIKERRLQAA
- a CDS encoding alpha/beta fold hydrolase; the encoded protein is MIWLGFLILVGLLIAAPFLREAMKPVMNDRLRKHAPGDFAHLSRGITHYRWLGATRGPVAVCVHGLTTPSFVWQGIAAGLGKLGYRVLVYDLYGRGYSDRPDGPQDSAFFINQLEELLEDQGITGDFTLLGYSMGGAIATAFAALHPERLRALILIAPAGFGHDLGPLAERVARGGWFAQWLMLAGFPRSFRKGCEAERHLPSSVPGIVDLQQAQLRTRGFVPAVARSISGMVSEDLTEEHADIAESRLPVLAIWGREDTVIPLRSMARLAEVNRNARQEVIEGAGHGLTYTHADAVLTALRDLMRD
- a CDS encoding NAD-dependent succinate-semialdehyde dehydrogenase, with product MTKTDLKSMLKDPSLLCERAYINGEWVDGDNGTFEVTNPARGDVIAHVADLSRAQVARAIAAAETTQKEWAKWTGKERAAVLRRFFDLMMENQHDLGVILTAEQGKPLTEAKGEVGYGASFIEFFGEEAKRIYGETIPGHQRDKRITVIKQPIGVVASITPWNFPNAMITRKAAPALAAGCSFVGRPAAETPLSATAMGLLAERAGLPAGVFNIVTSSRASEIGKEFCENPAVRKITFTGSTEVGRILLRQAADQVMKCSMELGGNAPFIVFDDADLDAAVEGAILCKFRNNGQTCVCANRIYVQAGVYDAFAAKLKAAVEKLKMGDGMDDGVALGPLINADAIVKVQEHVADAKAKGASVILGGGEPVQGAGFFLPPTIVTGCTQDMAFASDETFGPLAPLFKFESVDDVIAMANDTIFGLASYFYAKDLSRVYKVAEALEYGIVGVNTGIISTEVAPFGGVKQSGLGREGSHHGIEDFLEMKYICMSI
- a CDS encoding META domain-containing protein, with amino-acid sequence MPRFFLLAGLMAVVCASTVQAQNDEARLVSGAVGYLQRIALPPDARAVVVAEGRFGAMLGEVTLDADGKQVPLPFEMTVPANLSGRLSAVIRVNNQPRWLLRDLPFADGTEPVDLGELILEPVTALAFAVDFICGDTTVSFGILGEETVLRAEGRDIPMKQVISASGARFEGIKEPETEFWNKGDMAMLRLEGRDLPECQEVPPPQQQSYRAGGNEPGWSVVLTAENAEITADYGEITHSLPRPDVQVLPGAYVFDMPEIAAQLTIREGICRDDATGMPHPDAAQLTLGEREFSGCGGAPEDLLTGPSWQVTVLGETPLIEPERLTLNFITPGRVAGSSGCNRLVGGYTLTGEGLQFGAMGSTMMACPEPLMEQERRMLDALEQVTRFDIAEDGALRLIGGATDGVLIEARRP
- a CDS encoding alpha/beta hydrolase, which gives rise to MELDDAYANVPYIPGGAQYPARWTVAAEAFRAKLSAERRAELGLAYGEGARQAFDLFHPKGAARGLCVFVHGGYWLRFDRSLWSHLAAGPLARGWAVAMPSYDLCPEVRIADITRQIARALCVLAARHEGPLALVGHSAGGHLVARMAVPGVLPGDVAARLSHVMPISPVSDLRPLLETSMNEHFRLDRATAEAESPALMRPLSVPVTVWVGSDERPVFLDQARWLAEAWNAGHEIAAGRHHFDVIEALTDANSRMVSQLLG